In Gossypium hirsutum isolate 1008001.06 chromosome A10, Gossypium_hirsutum_v2.1, whole genome shotgun sequence, the DNA window ataatacaaatttaaaatacaaaataaacgtataaagaaataaataaatgcatgaatatatgaataaacaaataaaacaaaacataacaatctataaaggttgaaattaaatgaataaagggTTAAATcgaaatttgaaatgaaatttagagcctagattataataaaaatgaCAAATAAGGACCGAATCGAAACTAAATGAGGTTAAAGGGGATAAAtcgtgaaaaataaaaaaggagggGCTAACACTGAACGCGCAAACAAAGTGGAAGGGCCAAAAGGAAAATATCCCCGCCCTTCAAAACGCTGCACCTCATgcaggattaaaatgaaataaaagtgaaatCATCgggtcaaattaaaaaataaagaaaattgaattgTGGAGTAATTAAGAGGCCGGAGGACCAAAAGGGTAAATAGCCTCTTTTgcagaaacacgcggatcccatgGTTAAGGGTCGGGTCGACCCGTTTTacgcaaaacgacgccgttttggcgccTTAAACCAgggcccaaaacgacgtcgtatggTTTCCTTATAAATGCCAAATtttcaacaaaagaaaaattcattCCTTCAgcctctttaaaaaaaaaatggacCCTCCCCTCTTTTTTTCTCTACTAGGGTTTCAAAAGAAACCCATCATCACCGAACAGCCTTGGCTCCACCGTGGACGGTGGTCGGAGCCACGCTAAGATCGGACTCGGGTAAGTCCCCATTCCCTTCCTTTTTCGTTTTTTTTACTTGAAAATAGatttgtaataatatataaaaagaaagaatagggaaaacgaaaagaaaaaaaagaagataaaatcaAGATCaacctcttttttttattttgcttttgatTTCTGAAATATTTGTGATACAATCTCTTTTTTTGTAGAAAAACCCCCCCGTTACAATCTATTTTTTGTGGCTTTATAGCCAATCTATTGTTCACTTTTTGCTACTGTTTCTATCATTTCTTGCTGCTATCTTTTGCTTTTGTGTCCTCTTTTCTCGCTGTTTGCAGGTCCTTGGAGGTGCAGACGATGGGACGGGGCAAGGAGTGGTTGATCCTTGAGCGTTGAATGCACTGACCAGGCACGTGGGGAGCGACGCACACTGctgctaggtttttttttttgtttcttctttttttttagggTTATGGACTTGTAAAATTTTGGGCTAGGGTAGTGTTTGGTTTGATTTGGGCTTGTTGTTATTAAGGCCCAGTCAAATTTGGGCATTTACAAATATCACCACCACAATAatccataaaaaaaaagaatagagaGAAATACAATACATTATCGGTACAGGTTGTGGATGCAAATAGAGTAGATATtatgttttggatttatgttcaagTCATATGTGGATCAACAACATGTATTGTTAGAAATTACCTTGCATGGTCGTTGGGGATGAAATCAATGATTTCATTGCTGGCTCTGTTTTCCTTGTATTTTCAGCTTCAATTTCTTTTGCCTAGATTTTGCCGGATTATCTTGTCGAATCTATTCGAATTAGAAATTTCAGTTATTGAACTAGAAgtcttaaattttgatttgatcgaaaaaaaaataatttgaattcaaACCCGAATTCATCCTAAGCTAAATTGTTTATTTACtcgaattaatttaaaataatttgaactcGAAGAGATTAGAATCCAAAATACTTCAAATCCATATGATCTGATTTGTAAAATCCAAACTCAAAACAATTCAAACCTAAGATGCTccgaaaattttaaaactttaattaatttgattcaaaTTCATCCACCCAATTGAAGACAAATCTACTTGAATCTACTAGTTTTTTAATGTACCCTTATCTATGAAAGactttaaaattgaaaatgacaGATTAGGTATTGTTAAGTGTTTTTCCGTTGTGTCTCATTGAAGGGGACAATCAAGTATTTATACACATTGTTATTGTTCATGGAATTGACGTCCTTAGTAAGTTCTATACATGTTGGACACATGTACTTTTGATTTGTCTGATGGACTTCGTGGCCCCCACATGTAAACTCTTTGGGTTTATATGCAAATTGGAACCGTGGACTCCCCATGTGAGCACTCCTTGGCATATGCGAACTGAGATTGCGAATTCCCCTTGCTAAGCCCCCACTGTAAGGGGCCTGCACACATGCATCCATCTAGTAGAGCCCAGCCGAGTCACGGGTAAACAACTTTAGACTTTATCTACATTTTAAGTTGGTGATCATAAAAACATAACAGGTCTAGACTTACTCATGAGTTTAATAACCCACTCTAATTAAGATAAATGTGAGTATGACATTTTTCATCTTGGTCAGGTACGTCCCGCttgaattaaagattaatgacaaaaatatataaaggttaataaaagattatatatttttaatagtttattattttatgaatagcAAAATGGGTTGCTGGGTCGAACTGAATGTTGCCTCAgcttagagttttttttttcaattaggccctttttttttaaatcaggcTCAATCCAGCTGGCCCATGCACATGTCCACAACATTTAAAGGAAATATGTGGAATAGTTGGCAAAATTTTCATCCACCATTAAATCATCAACCACGGTTGAGCAATTGAAACTAGTAGTTTCTTTTGAAGTGTCTCCTTAAAATTAATTGAGTATTAATTTGTTGCTGCATTACTTGAAATTTACGagtttgaaatgtataatgttcCCTCAATGATTTGGGTAATATATGGACATAATTTTTTACCATTACTAAAGTGTGAAATcgaaaccaaaaagaaaatccaaaagtcGTTGAAAATAAATGTTAATTGTAAGCTGCAACTTGAAAAACAGACTTAAATTTCAATGGATGAAAACGAAAAGTTTAGGGAGTGTGGGGGTTGGCATTTAAAATTCAATGAGAAGCTGAAAAGTCAGATGAAAATTAGGTGATGGGATAAATGTATGGCGGCTTTGGTTAACCACTGACTGAACTGTGACATTTTAGTGCATAAACCTCAGCCTGAACGTATGAATCCACAATGCCTTGAGCATGAAGTAATCTCTATTTTCTTTCGTATTTTATTGAAACAATGAATTTGTTTTCCTTAAAAATCTGGGTATACTATATAGCAATTAGTCAAATCAAGTCTTTTATTAACAGTTGACTGAATATCTTTTCATGGAAAAGCAGTGGAAATTAGCCAAAGAACTGTCACATGATCTAGTTGAGTAGTCATTAATGATGTCTTCAAACAGAAACGAAAGGAAGGGAATTCGATAAAAGACAGTATAATTCAAAGCAGAAAATAAATGACAAAATGAACAATATGGCTATGGGTTTGCGTACGTTGATAGTACTGCAAGCACTGTTTTTGTGTGTTTAAAATCAAACATAGCGTGATCGTCATTAAATGTGTGTTGGCCAAGCAACTGTTCTCTGTAATCATTTACAACCATTTATATATATCCAAAACTTTCTCTATGAACCATTGAATTGTTATCAACTAATCTATAACCCACCCATATTGATGGATGAATATTGAAGATTTCGGATATTGAAAACACAACCACAACACTATAATCCCAAACTAACTAATCACTACATTTTATGCATGTAAATCTGTAAAAATATCgtgaaaatatttgtatttagAGTTTGATtgtattttagtccttttttttttcttaaaaggaAAGTTCTatctatttaataaatatattttctttgtttctttttacattactggttaaattttaattttggttcttctatttttttatattatataaaaaaggttaaattttaatttaaatcctTATACTATgttcaaatttgagatttaatttttataaattaattttaacataatgtgacacatcaacatttataatgttattagttaatctaaatattttattctaattaaaatgctaacataaattttaataatttttaaaaatattaaatattttgttaaattcatgtccattataatgttatttttttgtcACATGATTATCGAGTGAGTACTTTTTAAATTCTAGAATGTTACGCCAATAAAATTGATATAAGAATTTTAACGATGTTAACAACTggacttaaatttttaatttctaaacataaaggaactaaattattaaaaataaaaatatagtaattaaatttcaaatatacacaGAGTTTAAAAAGTAGAACCatattataaactttaaattttaattatttagttcAAAAACAATTAATACAACACAAAACTGGATAAGAAGCCATACTAATGTTAAAGAAAAGATCCTACTTATCTTAATTATCTCATGTCAAAAAGTCAATTAAGTTCATATATTAAATTCACACTCAATTAAGCTATTGtcgttaattaaaataattaattaaatctcTCCATTAAGAGTGTCTGTCATTAACCATGTTGACCGTTAAAATAAATTGACGAACTAATCAAACGGTTACATGTCGTAGCTTTTGGTTTAGTCTATTATTTTTCTCATACAAAAtggttaaaaaaatcataaaaattatataaaaaagaaaatattaaaattaatataaaattattaaaattataaaattataaaaacttataaatattataaattataaataataataataaattataaaaggaaatttataaaattaataaagtttatttaaaatatttaaagttaaaaaatgtattaaaattctttttttgaTATAATGCTTAGAACTAGCTGTAGCCCCTCcctaactcataaataggaggataatgtgcttcaatgCACTCAAACCCATATCCTCTTGTATTGAAAACAATGGCCATGCTAAAGACTCAATTAACTCGTATTagaattctttaaaaataataataaaaattgttacaatttattaaaaaatatttaaaatgatataaagttataaaaattataaaataaatcataaaaaacttGAATTGGATCGGTTATCCCCAAATTGACAAGGGTATAGGTCTGGGGAAAGCCATTAGACCAGTTGACTTAGGAATTGGGtagttaaattgatttttttatttttaaatacttttttcaaatcaaaatttccttATCCAACTATTATCATATGTCAAAATGAAATATTCTAACCAAGGTTTTTAGTATCAGACTGGTGGTCAAACCGATCAAGCCACCCGTTTTTCAGTTCAATTGATCTGCctagttcaattaaataaaaattaaaaaaataaaaagaataaaaaattggtTCAACCGTTTGGTTCCCAATTCAATCGATCTAATGGCTTTCTCTAGACTGATACCCTTGTTGATTTCGATCTAATTGGTCCAACTGACTAATTCGATCTagttcaaatttttatgatttttttataatttttgtaattttatataaattttaatactttttatgattttcataaaattataatatgtttttataaaaattttaaatgtattttattaatttttttataaatttttataagtttatatgaaTTAATTGATGTTGATCAATTTTGCTTTCATCTCATAAAAGACATTGATGTGAACAAGTACTTTATATCCGAAAAAAAGTCCACATTAAACTAATAGGTAATGTGACATTTAAAGACGTCTCTTACTTTTTATAGGATTGATTGTGATAATGATATTATTAGGTGCAATTTAATAAGTGTTGAGCAAGTTGGGAAAAAATAGTCGAAGGGTTAAAATACCTTCTTAGCCCTAATACTTcggcaaaattagaaatttaaaatctctacatttaaaaagttacaaattttgTTTAATACCTTAGTCTAATCATTATTATCATAAGTATTTTTCAATCAAAATTTGTTTAACTTAGCATGTTGATTAGGTTACCATCATATAATTTGGTATATGATTGACAGAAAATAGCCATGTTAAGTTGACAATTTTTTACAGAAACTATTAATGATGTTAAATAATTAGAGTAAGGTTCTaaattggaaaaataataaaacttgtttttttaacttttaaagtataaGTATTAGATCTAAAAATTTGTAAAGATACACATAAAAAAAACAACTTGTTTCAACCAAACCAAAATAAAGTCAAATTGAGAAGATTTCGAGTAATTAATCCAATTAATTCAATAGATAAGTtgaatcaaaaatattttttttaaggatCTTACAAGTATATTAGTAAGTACTTGAATGATTACCTCAATCAAATTAGTATAAAAcataaatggattgaaatttaaaatatattttagataGAGTTACACGTTGTgggatttaaagttaaaataaattcaGGTGAGAAAATATTGTAACACCTCGTTACTTGACTTGATTGTCGGGTATGAGTTATAAGGTGTCATATTCGTTACTGAAGCAATTACGATTAAATTACATTCATTTTCAAaccattaaacattcaaatgTAACTAAAACAAGTGTATTAAAAGATACATAATCATTTTCGGgtcttatatgagcttacgaaAGATCTTTTACTAACCTGAGCTCGAAATAGGACCAAATAATAAGGATTCTAAAATTTTGGGTTGACGTTGCAACACTGAGGGTTTCTTGTCACGATGCAACTCTCTATTTGGTGCTCATCGTGACCTTGAAGCAACGACATCTCCACAAGGACTTTGCTCTATTTCTCGTCGCAACATCAATGGTTCATCATTGTAATGTGACCCATTGTTTCCAAAAAGGACCATTGAAACAAGTTTTAAAAACCTGTATTAACATGAATAATCTCAGTCACAATCAAACAACATATTTACAATTGCATATTagacaaaacataccaaaacggTACTTCAAAATTACATTACGCGGCTAAGTTTCAAGTTTGACATTTTCGATACAAAACCTACTTAAACCCTAGGTAAATGTCATTTACAATTGAAAGGGTACTTTTACCAACCTATTTAACATTATTCATAAATGTTCAATTTCCAACTTGATCTCTAATGATCATATCATATAATACAATTAAGAATTAAacacaaatatttatataatcatgacattcaatttaattttggaGTCTACCAACTCATCCATATTCGTTTTGACCCCCATGCCTCGTTTCGATGAACTTACAAGTTGGAACGCAAACTTTTTTCAAAATACAAACCATATTCGATTATACCATTAATTTCATAACATTACTAATTCCATTTTCAgcattaaaatcatatttatagTTTATAACCCTTATTAACTTGACTCAGAATGGGACGGAACACACTAGACTGGCATCAAAGTGCATTATCATATAAGTTGAAATAAAGGAATCTGGCACATAAAGTGTATACTGGTGCACAAAGCGCATATTAGTACATGAAGTGCATCCTACCGCGTAAGTGCATAAACTCCTACACAATCCAATCCTATGGCTTGCCAACTATAAATGTACCACCAAGTCTATTGTTTAGTGTACGGTTTGGCTAATTTAAGCTCCCATAatctcaaatctataaaaattacaagaaaagacgTTGATTGCACTTACAGTTTTATAGCTGAAATCTTTAGGGCACAAAAATGAtggtttctcttttatttttcttctttggcCGGTTGGAGAAGATGAATATTTCATCTCTCCTTCCACCAATTtctatttatattatgttttactttaattaaactagtttaaTTAACTTAAGCCTTAATTATTTAAGCTTAATCATTAATTAAGTTAAGCAAATGGCATCATCCATCATCTCCCActaacatatatttaaaataggtatattttctattttagtcctTTGGTTAATTTCTATTTAAGTCCCTAAGTCttaatctaattaaaaattatagtgattaaacttttacaatttagtcattgagcctTAATTTCTCACAAATTTggctaaattacttaaccaaattttaattcattaatacactaactctgtaaatatccatatttaatatttacgaattcagTTTATAGTAATGAGATTCTGAAATTGCCTTTTCTGATACCACTGAAAACCGGGTCGTTACAAATATATAGTTCATACATAATAGTACTCaaatctaaaacatcaaaatttcaattttatcattttagacaAAACTTCATCtggaaatttaaaacaaaatttaaatattaaatataatacttaacaaaaaaattacattttgtcaCACCCATGATGTTAGtggaagaaaatattttaaattttttttctttaaagatGATTTGAAGTTTGGATAAACAAAAGCGTCATcataagaatattaattaaaattgaaaataagaggtatttctataatttcataattGATTTAGTGATTTGATTAAGAGTGACATCAACTCACTAAAGTATCTAAATATAAGTATTAGATAAGAATTTTGCTAAGTGATATGGTTACAACTAAGAAATTATATGAATCATATCTCAtcacactacaccaaaatagacTTTTTCATGACGTTTTAAAAATGTCATGGAAACAACACCAAGATGTCACTAaaaaagaatttgaattttcatGATGTTTTTGGTAAAACGTAAAAAATGTCACGCATTTACTGTAAAGAACGTATTTGTGATGTTTTCACAACACTTCTTCTTTCATGACAATTGTAAACATCATGAAAAGTCACAAAACGAAATGAAAAACTACATATTTCCTTACATTTCAAAATGCCACGTTGACTAATGAAAATGTAACAATAGGTTTGTACATATAGTAAATCGCCATGGAAAATTAGGGTGAAACATCATAAAAAGTTTCCATTTTGTGACTTTTCGTTACGTCCCTAAGCGCCACAAAAAATGGAGAGAAACTAACATATTTTTGTCTACTTGTGACATTTAAAAAtgtcaccaaaattttcaaacaaaaacttTTGTTTTCCTTATCAAAGGTAACTATAGTTACAAAAGTGTCATGAAAACTGTTACTTTCTGCTACACTTATATTTTGAAtaaaagggaatgaaaagaaaaaaaaatgtcacaGAAAATATTCAGAATATAAATATCAAAAGTCCCCAAAAGTCATAAtgcaaataaaataatgaaatgagCACAAATACATAAAGTCCaccttacaaaaattaaaatcaagtacTAAGGTTCAAATACTAAAACATAAagctaaaataaaaatgaaactttTAGTTGAAATTAAGATAAAATCATACATGTGATCATGAAGATTGAAGGGTAAAATCATGAAAATTATCAACCAGATTGCAATCTAGAGTCACGTCAGTAACTCAAACATTAGATTGATGAGATGAGTGATCATTAACATGTTGTGATGGTAGAAGGGTAATTGTTCCTGATGGCATTTGTGTAGTAACCTTGGCTTGGAGATCACAAAACTTTCGCCACAAAATTGGTGGAGGGGGAGTCTCATTTGTGTAATcaacttttaaaatcaatttttgttAGTATTTATTATGACTAAGATATCTTTTATGTCTATTTTATGATTCAAGAAAATTAATGTTTTTGGGAAAAAAGATTTCTTTAACAATCATAATTATAGtacaaacacaaataaatatatgaGTAaccataacatataattaaactAATATAAAGCATAATGGATGGAGAATCAAAAAGAATTGAGCAATATCCATCCATGAGCATACACACATGTTGGGACTAGAGATCCACATATCGTGAACATGAGTGCTTAACAATCTAAGATATTTGCCCTAATCAACAACACAAAGGCATTATTggccatatatatattgatttaactAGTTCACAAATGTCTTGTTTAAACAGGGGTGAAGTTAGAATTTTTTTGAGGGGGTTTTAGGTTAAGTTATACATTTTTATAAGAGTTAAAATGTGATTTCACATTTGTATTGGTTTATATCTTTACGTTTTTTGAAagaactaaatcaaaatttaacattttttagtGGTCAcactataattttaccatatattatgattttatgaaTTTGGGGTCTAATTTGGAGGTCTAAAGcataaattctcttttttttaGGGGGGGCATAACCTGTGTTCCCTGtcctttatattaaaaaaattacataggaCCAAggtgtttttgttttaattgaacTGGTTTCCCAGCCAGGTCAGATTGGGATATcgttttctttttaatataaatagACATATATCCAATCTACCAAGAGTATACCAACTAGTATATTTCTCTCAATTTCTTCACATTTCTTGATTTTATACATAAACATCCCATCTCCATCACATTCTCAAGCcttttcaatggagtttttaatgaaaatatgtctCCTTTTCCTTTGTGGCCTCATTTCTCACTTTGTTAACATGATTTTCCAGAAGAGAAATCAGCAATGCTATATGTTGGGTTATGAATGTTTCAAGGCTGCCGATGACAGGAAGCTCGACACTGATGCGTGCGTGAAAGTTGTGTTGAGGAACAAGAATCTTGGTCTGGACCAATACAGGTTTCTTTTAAAAACCATTGTTAGTTCTGGTCTTGGTGAAGAAACTTATGGTCCAAGGAATGTTATTGATGGTAGAGAAGAGTTTCCTTCGGAAAACGATGCACATGCCGAGATGGACGAGATCATGTTCAGCACTCTAGACACTCTATTCGAGAAAACAGGAGTTTCCCCGTCGGAAATCGACATACTCGTCGTCGATGTCTCGTTGTTTTCACCAGCACCGTCGTTAACTTCCCGGATTATAAACAGGTACAAGATGAGGGACAACATTAAGTCCTTCAGTCTCTCGGGAATGGGATGTAGTGCAAGCATGGTTGCAATCGATATGGTGCAGCAGTTGTTCAAGACATACAAGAACCAGTTCGCCATCGTTGTGAGCACCGAATCAATCGCCAGGCATTGGTACTGCGGCAAAGAGAAGTCTATGATGTTATCGAATTGCCTGTTCCGTAACGGTGGGTGTTCAATCCTCTTAACAAACAAAAGGAACTTGagggatcgatgcttgttgaagtTAAAGTGTACCGTAAGAACCAATATCGGATACGATGACGAAGCATACGGATGTTGCATACAGGTTGAAGATCCACAAGGTTACCAAGGTTTCCTCCTTACAAAAAACTTAACAAAAGCTGCTGCTAAAGCTTTTACAGGGAATCTCAAGCTCCTATTGCCCAAAATATTACCAGTTTGGGAACTGCTTCGATATGCAATATCAACTCTCCGGAAAAAATCAACCAAAGGCCAAAATTTAAGTTTCAATTTAAATCTCAAGTCTGGGGTTGACCATTTTTGTCTCCATCCCGGTGGAAGGGCAGTGATTGATGGGCTTGGGAAGAGTTTGGGACTTAGTGAATATGACTTAGAGCCAACTAGAATGGCACTATACAGATTTGGAAACACATCAGCAGGTggtttatggtatgttttgagttacaTGGAAGCTAAGAAGAGGTTGAAGAAAGGTGATAAGGTTTTCATGGTGAGCCTTGGAGCTGGGTTCATGTGCAACAACTGTGTGTGGGAGGTAATGAAGGATGGTTTGGAAGATACTAGGGTTTGGGAAGATTGCATTGATGAGTACCCTAGAAAAAACCTGGTCAATCCCTTCACTGAGAAGTATAGTTGGATCAATGATGAGTGCTTGAACTTTGTCAGGCTTGACGATTAGTTCAATTAAGGAAATTGCAGTTCATGTTTTTCTTTAAGGAATTTTAAGCAAGTTGCAATTATTTGTGTGGATATTTGACAGGCAAATCTGAAAGATATCCCTGGTGCTTACAAATTCATGTTTGGTTTTCTACCtttggtacttttttttttttatagttgctGATCAATTGTTCTATCAAGCTAGCTACTAGGTCGGTCTATGTATTCTCCAAAAGTAAAAATATTGTTctccttaaataaataaaatgattttacataaaattaaaattaatgtcaGATTTTTAACCCATTAAAAAAGAGTGagaatgtttttttatatatatatatgccaccAATTTGCTTCCACGTGAACTTGGAACTTGGAAGTTGGAAGTTGGAACTTGGAACTTGGAACTTGGAACCAGCTTTCCATTGATTATTCAACTTGAGCCAACTTTACTCGTTTTAAACAACTTTTAGACTAATCGTTGAGCAATAAATTTATGAAGCTTAAAAGGCCGGCaggcaaaatttttaatttattttttatatgagaaattataaattaatattataataaaataacaatttgaattaaatgaaaaatttttaattcagtttttatataaataaataaattataaattaatagtaaaattacaattaaactccttaaaaataaaaaaaaattatgtttaatttcttcaaaaatgatgaaattataaattgatacttaataaatttatattttaatctatgaaaaaattataattaattttcggcacctgttaaaaaattttaaattcatctcTGAATGTGATAActatatttaaacttttttataactttgatatttttatttgttttactatctaaatttaattctattcaaGTAGtgagaaatatttagataaaatCTTTCAACAATcataattctaaattttaaactTAATCTAAATAGGTGAAGACAAAATCTATTGTTACCTTTTTTTCAACTATTTAGTTGAaactttaatgaaaaaaataatagcaATCGATTAAAATTTAAGAGCCCCATGTGTTTCATTTACGTGTTCTCCATGCCATATCAACTATTTGGCTTGTTTGTGTcacttttcttctatttttggtACATTAATTGTCACTAttctaattattataataatattattgatCCATAGACAATgaaaccatttttaatgtttaagcATTCAAGAGTTTTTCAACCATGCTGTCATACACATTCATAACAATCAAGCAAACAGCCACCGCCATTTAAAATTATGGTTTCCAATTATTCTCATATCTaacatgaaaataaaaacataatttaggaATCGGAAAACAAATTATAAATgcatttttttaatctaaaatcaGTTGGatattatatttatgttataattatgaattttatcttttttattttatgaaaattaaagagttagttcttttacttttgttaaaatatgatttttgctttttatgaaaatttaaaagttaatctAATGAGGTAACATTGTT includes these proteins:
- the LOC107897791 gene encoding 3-ketoacyl-CoA synthase 19 — protein: MEFLMKICLLFLCGLISHFVNMIFQKRNQQCYMLGYECFKAADDRKLDTDACVKVVLRNKNLGLDQYRFLLKTIVSSGLGEETYGPRNVIDGREEFPSENDAHAEMDEIMFSTLDTLFEKTGVSPSEIDILVVDVSLFSPAPSLTSRIINRYKMRDNIKSFSLSGMGCSASMVAIDMVQQLFKTYKNQFAIVVSTESIARHWYCGKEKSMMLSNCLFRNGGCSILLTNKRNLRDRCLLKLKCTVRTNIGYDDEAYGCCIQVEDPQGYQGFLLTKNLTKAAAKAFTGNLKLLLPKILPVWELLRYAISTLRKKSTKGQNLSFNLNLKSGVDHFCLHPGGRAVIDGLGKSLGLSEYDLEPTRMALYRFGNTSAGGLWYVLSYMEAKKRLKKGDKVFMVSLGAGFMCNNCVWEVMKDGLEDTRVWEDCIDEYPRKNLVNPFTEKYSWINDECLNFVRLDD